A window of bacterium contains these coding sequences:
- a CDS encoding Mrp/NBP35 family ATP-binding protein: MDEESKKIKARMSKIKHKLLIISGKGGVGKSTIAVNLAYAYTIKGQSAGLLDIDIHGPSIGRLAGIEGLQLTLNPDQSIEPIEKGGVRIVTMASLLQDTDQPVIWRGPLKMKAIKQFLGDINWGELDWLVIDSPPGTGDEPLSICQLLPDLDGSIIVTTPQDVALLDARKTVKFSQALGVKVIGIIENMSGFVCPHCGKRTDIFKTGGGEKAAKEFGIPFLGRLPLEPAIMESCELGKPYVWMFPESESAKEIMKIADKIAEIIETTNKNKQ, encoded by the coding sequence ATGGACGAGGAGTCGAAGAAGATTAAAGCCCGAATGAGCAAGATAAAACACAAACTCCTCATAATTTCGGGCAAAGGTGGTGTGGGCAAAAGCACCATAGCGGTGAATCTTGCCTACGCTTACACTATTAAAGGCCAATCCGCTGGACTTCTGGACATTGACATTCATGGTCCATCCATAGGCAGGTTAGCGGGCATAGAGGGTTTGCAGCTTACGCTTAATCCAGATCAATCGATAGAGCCCATCGAGAAGGGTGGCGTGAGAATCGTGACGATGGCATCGCTCCTTCAGGATACCGACCAGCCCGTGATATGGCGAGGACCGCTTAAAATGAAAGCCATAAAGCAGTTTCTTGGCGATATAAATTGGGGTGAACTCGACTGGCTTGTTATAGACTCGCCTCCAGGAACGGGCGATGAACCACTGTCGATATGTCAGCTTTTGCCTGACCTCGATGGTTCGATTATAGTCACGACACCGCAGGATGTGGCGCTTCTTGACGCCAGAAAAACCGTTAAATTCTCACAGGCGCTTGGCGTTAAGGTTATAGGTATCATAGAAAACATGAGCGGTTTCGTTTGTCCCCACTGCGGAAAAAGGACGGATATATTCAAAACTGGAGGTGGTGAGAAAGCCGCTAAAGAGTTTGGAATACCATTTCTGGGAAGGCTACCCCTTGAGCCAGCCATAATGGAAAGCTGCGAACTCGGAAAGCCCTATGTCTGGATGTTCCCTGAGTCGGAATCAGCGAAGGAAATAATGAAGATAGCCGATAAGATAGCCGAGATAATCGAGACTACCAACAAAAACAAGCAATAA